GTGCCTCGGTGCCGCAATGGATAAAAACTAGGCTTGTGGGGGAGGAACGAAATGATAGAGACAACCGTGGTGGGCATCAGCTTCAGCCCTCGCAGCGAATCGACGGAATACACGGTTAAGCGGGCACTAGCAGCCGCGCAGAGAGTTCCCGATACGACGGTAAAGTTTGTATCCACCAAGGGTAAAAAAATTGGCCACTGTATTGATTGCGGTGCATGCTTGCGAAACAACAGCCATTGTGTTTTGCAAGACGATTTTTTGGAGATTTTGGAGGTTTACACCAGTGGCGACGGCATAGTCGTGGGTTCTCCGGTGTATGGCATGAATGGCTCGCCTACCATGTATTGCTTTCATTCCCGGTTACGGAGTTACTTTTCGAAGCCTGGGAAGGCGGACGAATTTTATTATAAAGTCGGCGGCGCAATCGCAGTGGGAGGCAGCCGCCATGGCGGACAGGAGATGGTACTGTTGGCCATCCGTAATTATTACTTGGCAGCCAGCATGATGGTGGTGGGTGGTCCGCTTCACAACTACAGCGGCGCTGCGGTTTGGTCGGATGACGGCGGCGCGATTGGCGCCGAACAAGACACCATCGGCATGGAAAAAGCAGAAAAGCTCGGCTACAGCGTCGCTGTGGCTGCGAAAATTTCCAGAATTGGCAAGGATGCGTTCTTGACAGACGGGACGGCTCTTTCTATCTGAGACTCATTTGGAAACAGATTAAGAATAATCGAACCGATTAAGGGAGGATCACCATGAAGAAACTGATTGCTCTCACACTCATTCTGGCGCTGTGCCTTGTATGTGTTGCTTGCAGCAAGGAACCGCAACCCGGAGAACCGGACGACACGGCTAATCCAACGGATCCGGTCACGTCGAGTGAACCTGAATCCCCTGAGACTGAAATGGCGGTGGCGCTACTTCTAATGGGCTCCATCAATGATCAGGGCTGGAATGCACAAGCTTACAATGGCTTGCAGGAAGTGGAAAAAGTGCTGGGCGCCAAGGTAAGCTACAGTGAAACGGTAGCCCAGTCGGACATTGAAGAGGTTATGCGCCAGTATGTTCAGGACGGTTACAATGTAATTATTGGCCACGGATTTGAGTTTAGCGACACCTTCGCCAGGGTAGCTCCCGAATTCCCGGATGCAAAGTTCATTGTAACAAGCTCTAACATCGCTCAGGCACCCAACTTGGGTTCTTTGTCAACGTCCAATACGGAAATCGGCTTTTTACAAGGTGTTGCCGCGGCAGCCTTCTCAGAAAGCGGTATCATCGGAGCGGTATCCAGCATGGAAATCCCCCCAGTGGTACAGATTATGAACGGACTGAAGGCAGGCGCCGCTCACGTTAATCCTGACGCAGAGGTGCGCGTGGCTATGGCAGGCTCTTATGATGATGCGGGGAAAGGGAAAGAAATTGCCCTATCATTGATCAATGAAGGCGCGGATATCATCGTGGGCGACTCCAACCAAATGAGCTTTGGTACCCTGGAGGCATGTAAAGAGCGGGGCGTTTTGTTTATGGGTTCGGTCGGTGATTTTAGCTCCATTGAACCTGACGTGGTGGTAACGAGTGGTCTGATCGACTTCTCGCTTGCTATGGTGCGCACGCTTGAGAAAATAAAAGACGGAACCTGGGAACCGGTAAGCTACGACTACGGTGTGCGCGACGGAGTGGCATATCTTACGCCTTATGGCAATTTCGAAGACA
This DNA window, taken from Candidatus Hydrogenedentota bacterium, encodes the following:
- a CDS encoding flavodoxin family protein, producing the protein MIETTVVGISFSPRSESTEYTVKRALAAAQRVPDTTVKFVSTKGKKIGHCIDCGACLRNNSHCVLQDDFLEILEVYTSGDGIVVGSPVYGMNGSPTMYCFHSRLRSYFSKPGKADEFYYKVGGAIAVGGSRHGGQEMVLLAIRNYYLAASMMVVGGPLHNYSGAAVWSDDGGAIGAEQDTIGMEKAEKLGYSVAVAAKISRIGKDAFLTDGTALSI
- a CDS encoding BMP family ABC transporter substrate-binding protein, giving the protein MKKLIALTLILALCLVCVACSKEPQPGEPDDTANPTDPVTSSEPESPETEMAVALLLMGSINDQGWNAQAYNGLQEVEKVLGAKVSYSETVAQSDIEEVMRQYVQDGYNVIIGHGFEFSDTFARVAPEFPDAKFIVTSSNIAQAPNLGSLSTSNTEIGFLQGVAAAAFSESGIIGAVSSMEIPPVVQIMNGLKAGAAHVNPDAEVRVAMAGSYDDAGKGKEIALSLINEGADIIVGDSNQMSFGTLEACKERGVLFMGSVGDFSSIEPDVVVTSGLIDFSLAMVRTLEKIKDGTWEPVSYDYGVRDGVAYLTPYGNFEDRLTEEQKRIVEDAIKMMESPDFNINDYVEPAF